A single region of the Musa acuminata AAA Group cultivar baxijiao chromosome BXJ1-11, Cavendish_Baxijiao_AAA, whole genome shotgun sequence genome encodes:
- the LOC103970720 gene encoding uncharacterized protein LOC103970720, with protein MAVPEVDKQMLRELELMGFPTARATRALHFSGNSTIEAAINWVIEHENDPDIDQMPLVPINIEIENGMSWMTPDEVKIKLQKLRELARKKRDEEEQGLQREREKDRIRAGKELLQAKQINEENERKRMLLLRKVEKEQEKRAREKILQKLREDKAERRSKLGLQPQDPGDAKSALPSQRKKSSVSVNPATKAEHMRDCLRSLKKTHKDDDARVKRAFQTLLIYVRNVAMNPDAEKFRKIRLGNPNFQERVARLKGGMEFLELCGFEKLEGDEYLCLPRDKVDMAVLSAALSQLNSAMENPFFGVL; from the exons GTAATTCTACTATTGAGGCAGCGATAAATTGGGTCATAGAACATGAAAATGACCCAGATATTGATCAAATGCCTTTG GTTCCCATCAACATCGAAATTGAAAATGGCATGTCATGGATGACCCCAGATGAAGTGAAGATTAAACTACAGAAGTTACG GGAACTTGCTCGCAAAAAGAGAGATGAAGAAGAACAAGGActacaaagagaaagagagaag GACAGAATACGAGCAGGGAAAGAGCTTCTGCAAGCAAAGCAAATTAACgaggaaaatgaaagaaaaag AATGTTGCTGTTGAGGAAAGTAGAGAAAGAGCAAGAGAAAAGAGCAAGAGAAAAAATACTTCAAAAATTGCGGGAGGATAAG GCAGAAAGAAGAAGCAAGCTGGGATTGCAGCCTCAAGATCCTGGAGATGCCAAATCTGCCCTTCCTTCACAGAGAAAGAAG AGTTCAGTGTCTGTCAATCCTGCCACAAAGGCAGAGCACATGAGGGATTGTTTACGTTCTCTTAAGAAAACTCACAAG GATGATGATGCTAGAGTGAAAAGAGCATTCCAAACCCTTCTTATCTACGTCCGGAATGTTGCGATGAATCCGGATGCAGAGAAGTTCAGGAAAATTCGACTCGGGAACCCCAACTTTCAG GAGAGAGTTGCTAGGCTGAAAGGAGGCATGGAGTTTCTTGAGCTATGTGGATTTGAGAAGCTTGAAGGGGATGAATACCTGTGCTTACCAAGGGACAAGGTGGACATGGCTGTTCTCAGCGCAGCATTATCACAGCTGAATTCTGCCATGGAGAATCCTTTCTTCGGAGTCCTCTAG